One window of the Thunnus albacares chromosome 3, fThuAlb1.1, whole genome shotgun sequence genome contains the following:
- the LOC122979736 gene encoding zinc finger protein 420-like: protein MGEVTVEVDEEVTEQDLLPEPLLIILSPPPPFLSVPGEPAIFWHKWLKAFEHYVEALGENELVDSSKCVLLQNCLGQEGQRIFTALIQGETTYAAAISALTLYFTSDHTSQMYRLKFHQRAQMPGETVEQFVSALEELLRSCNYRDVQDTLILTQLIEKTNCPQLKERLLLEKETLTLATALIIGKEVESALNHPELFDIHEVSVDIGDDLDLPVQRVAKRGRPRRGEKRAKTKPRETKTPRRSSRYKDNYCSSNDKLYRSDNEDYKSGDEGNLPRGKASEKGDGDNGASSSSHMMEEEGFDKASDDGDDDEDEDFSLPQTKQKGPFCPICVDKRFRDANKLARHMRTHTKEKPFSCPVCTMTFSQSYHMTRHLRNQHGAGQHVCSTCGKSLGSFAELQSHKKTHTSKVLSCPDCHEKFLNNGAFLSHIISHSKDQSTQTEGYQHCDGEKKQEIMKSGNKDNHESGGDDDDEEEEEEQADAGSGNDDAQNEGSAVKVKLEDKDSDEAKSQDDGSKKQKVASKTKTKGHFCPICVDRRFRGPNKLARHMRTHTKEKPFSCPVCTMTFSQSYHMTRHLRNQHGLGQYICSKCGKSLGSWPELKAHKKTHAAEGLSCPACDKQFKEKAAFVSHLKSHKKVQSSPRCLICNDCGKVFGRMYHLKRHIVTHRKATNGECYNCPKCQKSYAFPEDLNKHLEIHVKENNGTCPKCNQTFSSVEELETHMVVHEKSYECSTCGKKFKVEYALKKHEQGHQDEQYYCSLCRKRFIKLSHYKRHIMVHDRRESRCPHCDSVFLQLTALKYHLRTHTEERPYQCSCCIETFEEKEHLEQHCLKHRKFKKERPYSCTRCDYAFSTLVELTEHMSLHEGEQPMSCPICGKTFLNKNKMEKHLSIHTGERPHLCSLCGNGFPSAASLKLHSHIHTGEKPFKCSQCSKSFRSSSGLRLHSRQHMEVRPSYECPECGRTYGRMTELKMHQRYHTGDKPYSCTCCNKRFISKDKLNVHMRIHTGERPYSCPHCGQTFTQTGDRNRHINKYHS, encoded by the coding sequence ATGGGTGAAGTGACTGTAGAAGTAGATGAGGAGGTGACGGAACAGGATTTGCTGCCAGAGCCTCTACTGATCATCCTGTCTCCACCCCCACCTTTCTTATCTGTCCCTGGTGAACCAGCCATATTTTGGCACAAGTGGCTCAAAGCTTTTGAACACTACGTTGAAGCTCTCGGTGAGAACGAGCTGGTTGACTCCAGTAAGTGTGTGCTCTTACAAAACTGCCTTGGCCAAGAGGGCCAGCGCATATTCACAGCACTGATCCAGGGTGAAACCACTTACGCAGCAGCAATCTCAGCGCTGACGCTGTACTTCACCTCTGATCACACCTCTCAGATGTACCGCCTTAAATTCCATCAAAGGGCTCAGATGCCCGGAGAGACTGTAGAGCAGTTTGTCTCTGCGTTAGAGGAGCTGTTGAGATCCTGCAACTACAGAGACGTACAAGACACACTTATCCTCACTCAGCtgattgaaaaaacaaactgccCGCAACTGAAAGAGAGGCTTTTGTTAGAGAAGGAAACTCTGACCTTGGCCACGGCGTTGATTATTGGTAAAGAGGTGGAATCTGCCTTAAATCATCCTGAATTGTTTGATATTCATGAAGTCAGTGTGGACATTGGAGACGATTTAGACCTTCCTGTTCAAAGAGTGGCAAAAAGAGGAAGGCCTCGGCGCGGGGAGAAAAGGGCGAAAACGAAACCACGTGAGACTAAAACCCCAAGAAGATCATCTAGATACAAAGATAACTACTGTTCCAGCAATGATAAGCTATATCGTAGTGATAATGAGGATTATAAGAGTGGCGATGAAGGTAATCTGCCTCGTGGTAAAGCAAGTGAGAAAGGAGACGGTGATAATGGCGCCTCATCATCGTCACATATGATGGAGGAGGAAGGCTTCGACAAAGCCAGTGATGATGGCGATGATGACGAAGATGAAGACTTCTCCCTCCCTCAGACTAAACAAAAAGGTCCTTTCTGTCCCATCTGCGTGGACAAGCGCTTCAGAGACGCAAACAAGCTCGCCAGACACATGAGGACGCACACAAAGGAGAAACCGTTCAGCTGCCCAGTCTGCACCATGACCTTCAGCCAGTCCTACCACATGACCCGACACCTGAGGAACCAGCACGGCGCGGGCCAGCACGTCTGCTCAACGTGTGGGAAGAGTTTAGGGAGCTTcgcagagctgcagagtcacaaGAAGACGCACACGTCGAAAGTTCTCTCATGTCCCGACTGTCATGAGAAATTCCTGAACAATGGTGCGTTTTTAAGTCATatcatttcacacagcaaaGACCAGTCCACCCAGACAGAGGGTTACCAACATtgtgatggagagaaaaaacaagaaataatgaAGTCAGGTAACAAAGATAATCATGAgagtggtggtgatgatgatgacgaggaggaggaggaggagcaggctGATGCAGGCTCTGGTAATGACGACGCTCAGAATGAAGGATCTGCAGTCAAAGTTAAGTTGGAAGATAAAGACTCTGATGAAGCTAAATCTCAAGATGACGGCAGCAAGAAACAAAAAGTCGCCTCCAAGACCAAAACAAAGGGCCATTTCTGTCCCATCTGTGTTGACAGGCGCTTCAGAGGGCCAAACAAGCTCGCCAGACACATGAGGACGCACACAAAGGAGAAACCGTTCAGCTGCCCAGTCTGTACCATGACCTTCAGCCAGTCCTACCACATGACCCGACACCTGAGGAACCAGCACGGCTTGGGCCAGTATATCTGTTCTAAATGTGGGAAAAGTTTAGGTAGCTGGCCGGAGCTGAAAGCACACAAGAAGACTCACGCGGCTGAAGGCCTGTCGTGCCCCGCTTGTGATAAACAATTCAAGGAGAAGGCTGCGTTCGTGAGTCATCTCAAATCACACAAGAAGGTCCAGTCCAGCCCTCGGTGCCTCATCTGCAACGACTGCGGCAAAGTATTTGGCCGAATGTATCATTTGAAACGGCACATAGTGACCCATCGCAAAGCAACTAATGGTGAGTGTTACAATTGCCCCAAGTGTCAGAAGAGCTACGCCTTCCCAGAAGATCTCAACAAACACCTGGAGATTCATGTGAAGGAAAACAACGGGACTTGTCCGAAATGTAACCAAACCTTCAGCAGCGTAGAAGAACTGGAGACGCACATGGTGGTTCACGAGAAGTCTTATGAGTGCAGCACCTGCGGGAAGAAGTTTAAGGTGGAGTATGCGCTGAAGAAGCACGAGCAAGGGCATCAAGATGAACAGTATTACTGCTCGTTGTGCCGCAAACGCTTCATCAAGCTCTCTCACTACAAGAGGCACATAATGGTCCACGACAGACGGGAATCCAGATGTCCACACTGTGACAGCGTCTTTCTACAGTTAACAGCTTTGAAGTACCACCTGCGAACTCACACCGAAGAAAGGCCGTATCAGTGCTCCTGTTGTATTGAAACCTTTGAGGAGAAGGAACACCTGGAGCAACACTGCCTCAAACACAGGAAATTCAAGAAGGAGAGGCCGTACTCCTGCACTCGCTGCGATTACGCCTTCTCCACGCTTGTGGAGCTGACGGAGCACATGAGTTTACACGAGGGAGAGCAGCCAATGAGCTGCCCCATCTGCGGCAAGACTTTCCTGAACAAGAACAAGATGGAAAAGCACCTGAGCATCCACACGGGGGAGAGACCtcacctctgctctctctgcgGTAACGGGTTCCCCTCCGCCGCCAGCCTCAAGTTACACAGCCACATCCACACCGGAGAGAAACCCTTCAAGTGTTCGCAGTGCAGTAAGAGCTTCAGGTCGTCCAGCGGGTTGCGGCTTCACAGCAGGCAGCACATGGAGGTGCGGCCCAGCTACGAGTGTCCCGAGTGCGGCAGGACTTACGGTCGCATGACGGAGCTGAAGATGCACCAGCGTTACCACACGGGGGATAAACCGTACTCGTGCACCTGCTGCAACAAACGCTTTATTAGCAAAGATAAGCTGAACGTTCACATGAGGATACACACAGGGGAGAGGCCGTACTCTTGCCCTCACTGCGGACAGACATTTACACAGACcggagacagaaacagacacatcaATAAATACCACAGTTAG